The sequence TCCCCATAAGGCATGAGACCGGCAAGCGAACCGCGCCCCGCCATGCGGTAGCGGCCGGAATTGTAGATCACGATAAGATCGATACCGCCGGCTTCCTCGCATTTTGCCGACAGGCCCGTGCCGGCCCCACCGCCGACAATCGGCTCGCCGCGGTCAATCATGCCGCGAAATCTCTCAACAATAGCTGCACGTTCAAACCGGGCCATTCTTATCTCCTTGCGTGTTTTCTCGACGGCCTGCCGCCGCCATGCAGCGACCGGAAGGCGTCAACCACCTGCGCTGCGAATTCGGGGTCATTTACATTGTGCGGCACGCGGATAAGCTGCCGTGTCGAGGTCTGCCTGACGGTGCGCTCAAGCGCGCCGAACAGCGCCTTGTCGGCGGCAGGGTCGTGGAACGACTTGCCCGGCGCATCCAGCATCGACACGCCGCCTTCGGGCAGGAAGAACCGGACCGGTGCTTCCATTTCGTTGAGGCGCTCGCCGATCCAGCGGCCCATGCGTTCGTTTTCCTCTGCGGTGGTGCGCATCAGGGTGACTTGCGGGTTGTGTTCGTAAAACACCCTGTCCTTGAATTTTTCAGGCACCGTGTCCGGCGGGCCGAAGTTCACCATATCGAGTGCGCCACACGAGCCCACATAGGGCATGCTGGCGCGGATCATGGCGCCGAAGCGGTCTTCGGTCGCGGCGAACACTCCGCCCACTATCATGTCGCAGATTTCGGTTGTGGTGATATCAACCACGCCTGTCAGAAGCCCGGAGTCCACCAGTTTTTCCATTGACTGCCCGCCAACGCCCGTGGCGTGGAACACAAGGCAGTCAAAGTCGGTTTCCAGGTCAGCGGTGATCTGCTGAATGCATGGTGTCGTCACGCCAAACATGGTCAGGCCGATAGGCGGCAGCTCATCCGCGGTTTCAGCCGCCGACCTCGGGACGCGACTTTTCCGCGCGTTGACCATGCCCGCCATGGCATGGGCGCCGTTGCCGAGCACTTCCCGCGTAATCGAATTCAGGCCCTGAACATCGGCAACTGAATACATCATCATGATGTCGGCGGGGCCCACATACATCTGCACGTCACCGGAGGCCACGGTGGAGATCATCAACTTGGGAACGCCAACCGGCAGGCTGCGCATGGCCGGTGATACGATCGCCGTGCCGCCGGACCCGCCCGCGCTGATGATACCGGCAATACCGGACTGCCGCTTGATCCAGCGTTCAAAAGCCAGCGTCATGCCTGCAACCGAAGTGCCGCGATCATTGGTGAACACTCCCGCCGCGCCGCGCGGATGATAGGCCGCAACCTGATGCGGTGGAATTTCAGCGCCGGAATGTTTGCCCGAAGTTGACAGATCGACCATGCGAACCGCAACCCCGTCTGCCTTCAGCAGGTCCCGCACATAACGCAGCTCGACACCCTTGGTATCCAGCGTGCCGGCCACCAGCACCACGTTTTCACCGGCAGCCGACAACGGCCTCAGTTCAACATGTTCCATGCCTGCCGTTACCGGTGCTGAAACCGTTTCGGTGCGTGCTGCCATTTCGATCTGGCGGGCCGGTACAATCGGCGACCAGCGTGTCGGCAGCTTGGGGTTGGACACATAAATCTTGCGCGGGCCGTGGACTTTCGGCGCCGTGGCATCTCCTGTTGTGTCCTGCTCCGCAATGTCCTCATCACCATGCCGTCCGACGCCCAGCAGGTTCTGCTGGAGTTCACGATCCGCTGCCAGCGCACCGGCGGACATCAGCCGGTTGACCCGGCCATTGACCATGATTGCGACATTCTCCGAAATGGTCGTTGCCACACCAATGTTCTGTTCAATCACCAGAACATCAATTTCGCCTTCCTCGCCAAGATGCATCAGCATGTCGGCAACCTGGGACACGATCACCGGCGCCAGCCCTTCGGTAGGTTCATCCATCACCAGCAGGCGTGGATTGAGCAACAGCGCCCGGCTGATCGCCAGCATCTGCTGCTCGCCGCCCGACAACTGGCTGCCGCCATTGTTCTTGCGCTCAGCCAGCCTGGGGAAGGTTGAATAAATTCGCTCAATCGACCAGGCCCCATCATGGCCCGCGACCGTCATGCGCAGGTGCTCATCCACCGTGAGTGAGCGCCACAGCCGTCGTCCCTGCGGCACATAGCCAATGCCCATTCGGGCAATTTCGGACGGTTGCCGATTGGTGATGTTCTGCCCGTTGAATGTGATCGAACCGGAACTCACCGGCACCAGTCCCATAATCGCCTGGCACAATGTGGTCTTGCCCATGCCGTTTCTGCCGACCACCGACAGGACGCCGTGGCCGAGGCTCAGGTCTACGCCCTGCAACGCATGCGATGCGCCATAGTACACGTTGAGGTCCTTGACCTCGAGAATGGAGGATGACGACCGTTCAGCCATGTGTGAACCCGCCTCCCAGATACAGTTCCTGGACTTCCGGGTCGGCTTCGATCTCTTCCGGCTTGCCTTCCTTGAAGACACGACCGTTGTGCATCATCGTGACACTTTCAGAGACCCGCAGGGCAACATCCATATCGTGCTCGATAATGATGTATCCCATGTGGCCGGGAAGATTGTTGAGGATGTCGATCAGGTCACGCCTCTCGGTTGGCGACAGGCCAGCGGCAGGCTCATCAAACAGGATGAATCGCGGCGCACCGGCAAGCGCCAAAGCAATTTCAAGCTGGCGCTGCTGACCATATGAGAGTTCCGACACAAGCGTGTCGCGCACATCTGTCAGGTGCACGGCCTCAATCAGATCGGCTGCGGAATGCATGAGCGCATCAGATCGTCCCGGACGGATCAGCGAGAACCGATTGCGCGACACACCGCGACAGGCAAGGTAGACATTGTCGATGACCGTCAAACCGCCGAACAACAGCGAAATCTGGTAGGTGCGGCGCAAGCCCCGGCGAATGCGATCATGCGGCGGAAACTTGGTGACGTCCTCGCCAAACATCCGGACAACCCCGGATGTCGGCAGGAAATCACCGGTTATGCAATTGAACAATGTGGTTTTGCCTGCGCCATTGGAGCCCAAAACGGCCCGGCGCTCGCCAGGTTTGACGGTCAGAGTGATGTCCTGCATGGCGGCAAGGGCGCCGAAAAATTTGCTGACACCGCGCAGTTCAAGCGCATTGGCAGTGCCCGTTGCCGACAACCGGCTGGCCATGGTGGATGTGGTTGCAGTGACGTTCATACCTCGTTGCCTCCACCTTTTTCACGGGTTTCGCCTGTCAGTCGGTCGGTCGAGTTCATCCGGTTGCGCCAACGCTCCCACAATCCGAGTATGCCGTCCGGCGACCAGAATACGATGACCAGAAAAACCAGACCGACAAGCAACTGAAAACGTTCGCCCGACAAGCCGATCGACACCATGAAATCCAGCGCGAAGGTTCTGAGCAACACGTAGATGATGGCTCCAATGAACGGACCGACAGGCCGCGCTAAGCCGCCGATAACCGCAATGATCAGGATATCTATGGCCGGTCCGATCCCGGCCGTTCCCGGTGAGACCTGGCCGTTCAGCCATACCAGCAGGATGCCGGCAACGGCAGCGATGAAGCTGGCAAACACAAAGGCTGCGACGCGATGTGCGGTAACGTTGTAGCCAAGCGCTTCCATGCGCCTGGCATTGTCACGCACTCCCTGCAGCGCGAGGCCGAACGGCGCACGCGAGACGTACAATACCGACAGATAGGCAACCGCCGCCCAGAACAGCGTCAGGTAGTAAAACGGGATCGGCTGGCGCCAGTCGACCCCGAACAGTTCCGGCGGCTTGACCCCGTTGAATCCGGAAAACCCGTTGAACAAGACATAGTTCTGGCGAGTGAAGTAGAAGAACGCAGATGCGATCGCCAGCGTGATCATGATGGTGTAGATGCCCTCGGTCCGCACTGCCAGTGCACCTGTCAGTGTACCGAATCCGGTTGCAATGATCAGGGCAATCGGAAGTGCGACCCACCACGGCCAGCCCAGTGAAATCTGGGTAATGGCGCTGTCACCGAAGATGGCCAGCATATAGGCCGCACATGCTGCCACCGACATCTGGACTAAAGATACCATGCCACCATAGCCGCCGAGAAACATCAGGCTCAGCGCAATCATGCCGAGTATAAGTGCCCAGCCGAAAACCTGGAACAGCATGAACGGTCCGACCAGAACCGGGAGCAACAGCATGAATGCGCCGACGAACCAGTACGGTGTCGGAATTGAACTCAATGACAGTCCGGACCACCACGATTGCGGCTTGCTGTTGATCGGCGCTGTGTTTGTGTTTTCGGTCACGGCCATCGGCTTCTACCGCCTCTCGCCGAGCAGGCCCTGCGGCCTGAACGCCAGCACGATGACCATGATCAGGAAGGTCAGCACCACCGCGTAAGTCGGCATGTAAACCGACCCGAACTGTTCCGCCAGCCCGATCAACAGCGCCCCCAGTGCAGCACCCGGGATCGATCCCATGCCGCCGACAATAACCACCACCAGGGAGGCCAGCAGGAAACGGGTGTCTTCACCCGGCGCCAGGGACTGGAACGTACCGCCCACGACGCCTGCAACACCGGCCAGGCCGGCTCCGAATGCGAACACCAGAACAAACACCCGCTGGATGCGCACGCCGGTGGCAGACAGCATGTCACGGTCATCCACACCGGCGCGGATCAGCATGCCGACACGGGTCTTGTTGAGCGACAGCCACATGGCAATGCCAATGACGATCGAGGCCAGCAGAATGACAATGCGGACAAACGGGTACTTCAGGAATACCGGATCACCACTGCTCTTTACCGCCGTTACAATGGGCAGTTGAATGGGCCCCGACAGCCAGTCCGGTGTCAGTATCTGGTAGAAATCGCCGCCCCAGTACCACAGCATCAGGTCGGCCACGACAATGGAGATGCCGATTGTCACCAGCGTCTGGCGCAAGTCCTCGCCCTCCATTCGCTGAAACACCAGCACCTGCAGCAGAACGCCCATGGCGCCGACAACCACAAACGCGACAATAAAGCTGAGCAGCCACCAGCCGGTGGTGTTGGCCACATCGTAACCGATATAGCCGCCTAGCAGGTACAATGAGCCATGCGCCAGGTTGACGTTCTTCATCAAACCGAAAATCAGCGTGAAGCCGCTTGCAACCAGGAAATACAGCGCACCGAGCGTGACGCCGTTGAACAGGGCGTTCAGAAAAATCTTCTTGCGCCCGAAGGTTGCGACAAACCCGGGTGGCCAGGGTGCGAAAATTGCCCAGATCAGAAAACAGACGGCCAGCACGATGATCAGCGACCAGTACGGATTGCGTGCCATGAAGTTCTTCATGCCGTGTGTCCCCCGCAGCGGCACTCACCTGCCCGCAAGCCACTCCTGAACATGTGTCGCCCTGGTATGGTCAAAACGTATTCCTCCGTCCGGAAGTGTACATTGCACTACCAGATTCCCCACAATCATAGGAGCAGGTGCGCAGGAATGCATACCTGACAGTCTTATGGTCTTGTAATTGATCGTAAATTTCCGCGTTTACGGAGACAATTGTGCCACTCTGCGATAGTCGGATGGAGGAATCCCGACATTTGAGGCAAAGAATCGGGTGAAACTGGCTTGTGACGAGAACCCGAGGTCGAGGCCGATCGAGGTGACCGCGTCAGTGGATTGGGTCAATCGTTCGATAGCCGTCTCCATCCTCAAGGTATTGAGATAGATGTTTGGCGTCAGCCCGACATTCTCCTTGAACAGCTTGAAAAAGTGCGGCCGCGAGATGCCGGCACCGCGGGCGATCGAGTCCAGCAGGATGCTTTCACCTTCGCCCAGCCGGGACTTCATCAGCTTGATGGAATTGCGAATTCGGAAGTCGCGCAACATGGCCGTCGGCATTTCGCTCTCGGCCTCGCCTGACCTGGATTTCCAGCTTTGATTGTAGGATTCCTGGGTAAGCTCGAATACGCAAGCCTGGATCAGCTCTCCGCAGGCATCGTCGAGCAGCAACTGGGAAGTCTGATGCACCAGTTGCCGGACCGGTGGCGACATTTCGATCAGCGATGAACCGAAGTTCAACCCGAAGCGGGCGTGCCTGGACATCTCCAGAAACCATTCGGGCCGGATATACATGACCAGGAACAGAGAGCCGTTTTCCAGGTCGCCGGGATGAAAACTGTGCGGTTGCCAGGGGCTGACTGCAGCTGCTGAAGCTCTGTCTAGGTCATGCCGGATGCCTTCAACCGCCATCCCGCCATGCTTGCCGCTGACATAAAACACCAGGTGACCCTCACGATGCGCGTGGGTCGCCAGTTCCCGGTCAAGCTGATACAGCGTGACACGGCCAAATACACCGTGATACACGGCCAAAGCTCTACTCATCGCTTCCTCCCGCAAACAGCGTGCGGCTTGTTATTCTGCATGTTTTTGCAGGTATTTTTCTTAAATCATGGCCAAGCAGGAGCAATTCAGCAAGCGGAATCTCAGCTGGCGGGATTTCGTCACGGGCTCATCCGCGGCGTGAAGCATCAAGCAGACGTGTACGCCGTCTTCACGGTAGTGTGGAATTCCGCGGCATACCGGCCCTGCTCCCGGGGTCCATAACTGGATCCCTTGGCACCGCCAAACGGCACATGATAGTCAACACCTGCAGTCGGCAGATTGACCATCACCATACCGGCCTGGGCATTGCGTTTGAAATGCGTGGCATGCTTCAGGCTCTGGGTACAGATGCCCGATGACAGGCCGAACGTCGTGTCATTGGCCACATGCAGGGCCTCTTCATAATCGCGCACCCGAATGACCGACGCCACCGGGCCAAATACTTCTTCAGTGTTGATGCGCATGTCGTTGTGGGTATCGGTGAACAGGGCCGGCTGCATATAATACCCGTTTTTTTCTCGGGCCAGCCGCTCACCGCCGGCCCGCAGCGTAGCTCCCTCTCTGCGTCCGATCTCGACGTAATCGAGGTCCTGCTGCAATTGCACCTCATCGACCACCGGACCGATCTGTGTTCGGCTGTCCAGTGCATCACCGACATTCAGCTCCCGGATTTTAGACACACAGGCCTCGACAAACCGGCTGTGAATGCCTTCGGTAACCACCAGGCGTGAAGATGCCGTGCAGCGCTGGCCGGTCGAAAAGAACGCACCCTGAACTGCACAGTCAACGGCCACATCCAGGTCGGCGTCATCCAGCACCACCAACGGGTTCTTGCCACCCATTTCAAGCTGGAACTTGCGCATGTGGCGCACGCTTGCCTGCGCCACTCGCTCACCGGTAGCTTGCGAACCGGTGAAGGTTACTGCCTTGACGCGGGCATCATCGAGCATGGCCTGGCCCACCACCGAGCCGGGACCGTTGACGAGATTGATAGTACCTGCCGGCATTCCCGCCCGGTGCAGGATATCCACAATAGCCCAGGCGCATCCCGGCACCAGTTCGGCAGGTTTGAAAACCACCGGGTTTGCGTAACAGATCGCTGGTGCAATTTTCCAGGCCGGGATCGCGACGGGAAAATTCCATGGTGTGATAATGCCGACCACGCCAACCGGCTCACGCGTGATCTCGACATCGACGCCGGCCCGGACAGACGGCAGTTTCTCACCTGCCAGACGCAGTGTCTCTCCGGCAAAGAAGTTGAAAATCTGCGCCGCGCGCACCGTCTCGCCGATGCCTTCGGCCAGGGTCTTGCCCTCTTCACGAGACAGCAGCCGCCCGATGTCTTCACGCCGGGCCATGATCTCATCACTGGCAGTACGCAAAATATCGTGCCGCACCTGAATGCCACTTCGCGCCCAGTCGTGGGCTGCCGCACTTGCTGCAGCAATCGCTGCCTCGACATCGTCCGTGGTCGCGGTGGCATAATGGCCGATAACATCATCGGTATCGGACGGGTTGATGTTGGCGGATGCATGCTCGCCTGCCTGCCACTGTCCGCCTATCAAATTCGGTTTTACATCAGCCATTTCACTCACCGTACCGGTTCAAAAGCACAGGGCGTCCCCGTATTTCGGAGACGCCCTGCAGATTTCAGGTCATGTCAAACGGCGACAATCAGAACTTCTTGCATTCCGGCACATCGCGCGACGGCAAGCCGACTGACTTGAACACAGCCGGATCAATACCAAGCGTCTGGTTCACGTTCGGTACGATCTTGACCAGCTTGTTGACCAGGTTGCCATTTTCTTCAACCACTTCGGTGACGAAATTGGTGCCGATGGCCTGACGATTACTGTCCAGCGTGATCTTGCCGTTCGGAGCATCAAGCTCCAGCGTCGCCAGACATTGCCGCAGTCCCTTGTGACCGTCGCCTAGTTCACCCTTCACATTGTCCATGCATATCTTCATGGCATTGAAGGCGTTGTAATATCCGGTCGCCATCAATGCCGGGCTCGGGAACCGTTTTTCCGGCGGGAAGGCGTCCTGGTATGCCTTCACGAAGGTCTGCCACTTCTCGTTGTCCCAGGTGTCTGCCTGCGGACCTGAACCTGGCGTCCCGATCAGGGCTTCCTTGGCCTTGCCCTTTGAAGACAGCACGGTACCGTCAATCATGATTGTGCCGCCGATCAGTTTGGCGTCACCACCGGCCTGCTGGTACTGATTGAGGAAGTTGACGGCATCACCGCCGCCCAGTCCAAGATAGATCGCATCCACATCGTCCGGCAGGGATGCGATGATCGAGGCAAAATCCTTGGTTCCCAGAGGCACCCACAGGCGCTCTGTGATTTCACCACCGGCACCACAGAACTCCAGCGCAAAGCCGAACACCTGCGTGTAGATGAAGGAGTAGTCTTCACCGATAGTGGCGACTTTCTTGTAGCCTTTTTCATTAAACACATATGATCCGAGACCAGCTGACCACTGCGCGCCGTCCATGTTGAAGCGGAAGAAGTTTTCCGATGGAGTGACGTAAGTGGTTTCCTGGGCACCGGAGATACCGTTGATGAACGTTACCTGTGGCTGGGTCTTCGAGTAATCGCGGATAGCGATACCTTCCGAACCGGAAAGCGGACCGATGATGATATCGACCTTGTCCTGCTCGACAAGTTTGCGGGCTGCACGAAGGGCGCTGTCCGGACTGGCGTCGGTGGCCCCGACGATAACCTCGATTTCACGTCCGCCGGCCATGCCTTTGGCTTCCTTCATGGCAACTTCAAAGCCACGCTGGCCGTCTTCGCCAAGCACGGTGTAGGTTCCTTCAAGCGTCGCCATGAAACCGATCTTCAGCTTGTCAGCAGCCTGGGCCGACCCGGCTGCGAGAACCGCAGCGGCGGCAACAGTTGAAATTAGCAATTTGCGCATAATAGTCTTCCTCCCATTAAGGCATGTGCGTCATGCACCAGAAAAACCGCGTCGTTTATCGCGCGATTGAACCAAGCGTAAGCCGCAGATCGTCTGTAACAAGCCCAATGAGTGCCGACTTATAACTCTAAGTCTCTTTTTTGACCCTGCCCGCTCCCTGCGAAAGCGTTCAAAACCACCCCCAAACACCGCATTTGGATACAATTAGGCGTCGTTTTCGATGTCATACACCTGGACCTTGCTCCACAGGTTTGCGCAGGTTTCCAGGAATAACTGATGCGCTTCTCCTGCCTGGTAAGCGTCGTGGCTGGCCAGATCGGAAAACTTCAGGACCACACCGTAATCATAACTGTTGTCGATCACCGCACGACTGGTGGTGGCCGGTTTTCCGATCTGGCGCTCCAGCACGTTGGGATCACGGGTCAGGAGATCCAGGCCGGTTTCGAACTGCCGGATTTGTTCGGGACCGGTCGTCTTCCACAACCAGAAGAACACGGTATGAATATGCATCGGACTTCCCTGCCTGATCTGCTGCCGAAGCACCGTTGCAGGAGGATTTTCCACCTGGTCCCGGCTCTCCAGAGATACGAATTTGAAAGGTCGTGCTAACAGGTTGGGCTCGAACATGCCTTACTTAGAGTAGGATTTTTGCGTCAGGCTGAACCCGGGATATCTGCCCGCAAGTCACACAACATCGCAGCCGCTCGGTGTTCAGAATTTCCCAATTGTACTGAATTCCGCGGAATTTGCCTTGATGACTGGAGTAATGTTCCGCTGTAGGCTGGTGGGGCGGTTACTCCCAACAAGAATAGGAAATGTCATGGCTGTTTATCTGATTGCGAACGTCAAGGTTACCGATGATGCTTGGATTCCCGATTATGCAGCCAATGTGCATGACATCGTTCACAAACACGGGGGCAAATACCTTTCCAGAAGCGCCAACATCACGTCTCTGGAAGGCGAAGCTCCTGACACCACGCTGATCGCGTTGCTGGAGTTCCCATCGATGGAAGCAGCCCGCGCATTCGCAGACGATCCTGCCTATGCACCTTACGGCAAGGCACGCAGCGATGGCAGCGACAGCCAGTTCTACATTATTGACGACACGGATGTTGCAGGAACAATTCCTTATCTGTCCAAGGGCGCCGGGTAATACTGCCTAGGCGGCCATGGCCGCGATGACCGCTTCAAACGATGGTCTGAGCTTGCCGGTACCCTCCACTATGGCCTTGGAGTTTGCGGCCAGCAGGTTCATTGCATAGTCGAATTCCTGCTCAAACTGCGGCAGTTCCTCATCCAGAAACGAGAACAGCAGCACAATCCGCCAGTCTGCCGACGTTTTCGCCAGGTCGAGGACTTCAGGCGTACTTTCAATTTCCAGTTCAATGACGCGGAAGTAGAAATTTTCGTGCAGCAGCCGCTTCTTCAGTTCCTGCAGGTCAGCAAACACCTGCTGTACCTGGGCCTCCACACGATGTGGCGCAGAATACTCGAGCCGAATGCACTTACGGGCACTCGCGGTCACTTCCTGAGCCCAGCGGAACGATTCCGGGAATTCCTTGGCCAGGACCACTGCCAGGGAGCCTGAAACCCCGGTTTCTTCTGGTTGCCACTCTTCTTCACCAACAGACACATGTAACGCTGATACCGCCAACTCGCCCTCCACTGTCTAACTAACCCAACCCACCTCAGGATGTTTTCGTTGGGTCAATCACAATTCACCACCGGGAATCCGTCAACACATTACGCCAAGTTACGAACACATTACCGTCACATTTGCCGCAAACAGGACAAATTGGACAATTTGCAAGCCTCGATTGTGCATAACTCAGTCATGCACGCAGTGTGATGAATCTCACATTCTACGGTCCGGGTCTGTGCAATGTTGCAGTTAACAAAACAACAAGAACGTCTCGTCTTGAAGGAACGCAAAGATGACCAGGCAACACCACACCAGCTTCACGAGAGCCATTTTGAATTCGACGCAGCGCCTGCTGCGCAGCAACCGGAACAGCAATCTTCTGGCCAGCAATCACATTGACGCGCGCACCATGAAGGATATCGGCGTCAACCCTGTCGGGTTGCTCTAAGCCTCGATTTTTCCCAAAGTTTCCCTGCAACTTTCCCCGGGCTTTCGGCCCGGGGTTTTTCGTCCTGGAAATGCGAGACGAGAAAGCTCAGGCTGTGGCCAGCAGCACGATGCCGATGACCACGAACACGACCGAGACCATGCGCAGTTTCCAGGGCCGCTCGCCAAACCACACAACGCCGATCAGGGCTGCGATGATGACACTCGATTCGCGGATTGCCGATACCGTGCCAAGCGACGTCAGGCCCTTGGCATAGATCGCCAGCCCATAGGCCAGCGCCGAGATCAGCCCGCCTCCGATGCCGATCAGGTAGTTTTTCAGCGGGTAATCCCTGAGCTTGTCCCATCGCACGCCCAGCAGGACGGCGGTTGACACCGCTTCCAGCGCGAACAGCCAGCCTATATAGCCAAGCGGGCTTCCCGATGCCCGCACGCCCATGCCGTCGGCAACCGAGTACGACGCAATGGTAATGCCGGTCAGTACGGCTGCGGCAAGCGCGCCGGCGTTTATCCTTGCGCCGCGCCGGCCAAAGGTCTGGGCGCCAATCGCAACTGAAATGATCACGATACCGGCCCACGCCACCGGCGGCAGTACCTCACCTGCAAAAAACTGCGCTCCCAGCGCCACCAGCACCGGCGCCACGCCGCGCGCGATCGGGTAGACCTGGCTGAGGTCACCGAACCGGTAGGCTACCAGCAGGAAGCCGTAATAGAAGTAGTGGATGAAGGTTGACGCCACGATGAATGGCCAGGCCTCACGTGCCGGCGGCAGGTACAGTACCACCATTACAATGCCGACCAGCCCATGTCCCAGGTTGATGAGCCCAAGCGCAATCACCCGGTCGGATGAGCCCTTGACCATGGCATTCCATACCGCATGCAGCACGGCGGCGCACAGGATGAGACCTATGGCAAATTGAGTAGGCGCGCCCATTCAGGAGATACCGGGGATCGGTTTGACTTTCATCAGAAAGCTGTTTCGGTAATAGCCGTCTCCACGATTGTCAATGCAACCTCCAGATCTTCACGCGCAATGGTCAAAGGCGGCGACAATGTCAGCACGCAACCTTGTGATATCTTGAAACTCAGGCCCTGCTCCAGGCACTTGTAGTAGATTTTCTCCGCCAGTTCGGGCGCCGGAGATCTGGTCTCCTTGTCCGACACGATCTCAACCCCGAACATCAGCCCCCTGCCCCGCACGTCCCCGGTTATCGGGCAGGCTGCAGCAAACTCCCGCAGGCGGTCCATCGCATAATCACCCAGTTGCGCCGACCGCTCCACCAGCCCTTCATCCTCGATAATGTCGAGTGTGGTCAGGGCTGCCCGCGCCGTGACCGGGTTCTTCTCGTGGGTATAGTGGCCGATGGCAAACTCGCCGCAGACGTTCAGGTCATCGTGTGCAATGGCTGCCGCGATCGGCAGAATTCCGCCGCCGAGCGCCTTGCCTACCACGCAGATGTCCGGCACCACATCATCATGGTCGAAGGAGAAGAATTTCCCGGTCTTGCCGAGACCGGTCGGAATTTCATCGAAAATCAGCAATGTGCCGTGCCGGTTACAGGCCTCGCGCACTTTCTGCCAGTATCCCGGCGGCGGGATTTGCGGCACTGCCCGCATGGGTTCGGCAATCACGGCGGCAACGTCACCTTCACGCTCCAGCACGTAATCGACCATCGATGCGCAGGCC is a genomic window of Anderseniella sp. Alg231-50 containing:
- a CDS encoding ABC transporter substrate-binding protein, which encodes MRKLLISTVAAAAVLAAGSAQAADKLKIGFMATLEGTYTVLGEDGQRGFEVAMKEAKGMAGGREIEVIVGATDASPDSALRAARKLVEQDKVDIIIGPLSGSEGIAIRDYSKTQPQVTFINGISGAQETTYVTPSENFFRFNMDGAQWSAGLGSYVFNEKGYKKVATIGEDYSFIYTQVFGFALEFCGAGGEITERLWVPLGTKDFASIIASLPDDVDAIYLGLGGGDAVNFLNQYQQAGGDAKLIGGTIMIDGTVLSSKGKAKEALIGTPGSGPQADTWDNEKWQTFVKAYQDAFPPEKRFPSPALMATGYYNAFNAMKICMDNVKGELGDGHKGLRQCLATLELDAPNGKITLDSNRQAIGTNFVTEVVEENGNLVNKLVKIVPNVNQTLGIDPAVFKSVGLPSRDVPECKKF
- a CDS encoding Dabb family protein, which gives rise to MHIHTVFFWLWKTTGPEQIRQFETGLDLLTRDPNVLERQIGKPATTSRAVIDNSYDYGVVLKFSDLASHDAYQAGEAHQLFLETCANLWSKVQVYDIENDA
- a CDS encoding DUF1330 domain-containing protein; translation: MAVYLIANVKVTDDAWIPDYAANVHDIVHKHGGKYLSRSANITSLEGEAPDTTLIALLEFPSMEAARAFADDPAYAPYGKARSDGSDSQFYIIDDTDVAGTIPYLSKGAG
- a CDS encoding EamA family transporter, with amino-acid sequence MGAPTQFAIGLILCAAVLHAVWNAMVKGSSDRVIALGLINLGHGLVGIVMVVLYLPPAREAWPFIVASTFIHYFYYGFLLVAYRFGDLSQVYPIARGVAPVLVALGAQFFAGEVLPPVAWAGIVIISVAIGAQTFGRRGARINAGALAAAVLTGITIASYSVADGMGVRASGSPLGYIGWLFALEAVSTAVLLGVRWDKLRDYPLKNYLIGIGGGLISALAYGLAIYAKGLTSLGTVSAIRESSVIIAALIGVVWFGERPWKLRMVSVVFVVIGIVLLATA
- the pbfA gene encoding (R)-1-hydroxy-2-aminoethylphosphonate ammonia-lyase; translated protein: MGRAPKIQHTEGESNTSAARLDWAAANTGERSRPLLERDADAFMHQSLSSPCVNTIAKAEGIWIEDLDGRRYMDFHGNSVHHIGYGHPRLVAAIKEQLDSLSFAPRRFTNEVSVELAERLGKLAPGDLKRVLFTTGGSDAVEVALKIARAATGRFKTLSFWDAFHGAGFGASSVGGEATFRSHIAGPLTPGAEHVAPFACYRCPYGHPGPDNCGLACASMVDYVLEREGDVAAVIAEPMRAVPQIPPPGYWQKVREACNRHGTLLIFDEIPTGLGKTGKFFSFDHDDVVPDICVVGKALGGGILPIAAAIAHDDLNVCGEFAIGHYTHEKNPVTARAALTTLDIIEDEGLVERSAQLGDYAMDRLREFAAACPITGDVRGRGLMFGVEIVSDKETRSPAPELAEKIYYKCLEQGLSFKISQGCVLTLSPPLTIAREDLEVALTIVETAITETAF